A genomic region of Thermodesulfovibrio aggregans contains the following coding sequences:
- a CDS encoding ABC transporter ATP-binding protein → MKEILITINLRKTYLTKAGAIEVLKGIDFVAYQGEIVAITGASGVGKSTFLHVIGTLDNPTSGEILYKFDREINTSKLSADALSEFRNKHIGFVFQFHYLLPEFNVMENVIMPELIAREYKKNKETQDSLKERAFEILKKLGLSERVYHRPGELSGGEQQRVAVARALFRKPSLVLADEPTGNLDSRSAHELFELFQKINSEEGTTFIIVTHNETLAQKCTRRLRMIDGTLT, encoded by the coding sequence GTGAAAGAGATATTAATAACAATAAATCTTAGAAAGACATATCTGACAAAGGCTGGTGCTATAGAAGTGTTAAAAGGAATTGATTTTGTAGCCTATCAGGGTGAAATTGTCGCAATAACAGGAGCGAGTGGAGTTGGTAAAAGCACATTTCTTCATGTAATTGGAACATTAGATAATCCTACATCTGGTGAGATTTTATACAAATTTGACAGAGAAATAAATACTTCCAAACTCTCTGCTGATGCTCTTTCTGAGTTTAGAAATAAACATATCGGATTTGTATTTCAGTTTCACTATCTTTTACCAGAATTTAATGTCATGGAAAATGTTATAATGCCTGAGTTAATTGCAAGGGAATATAAAAAGAATAAAGAAACTCAAGATAGTCTTAAAGAGAGAGCTTTTGAAATTCTTAAAAAACTGGGACTTTCAGAACGTGTTTATCATCGTCCTGGTGAGCTTTCAGGTGGTGAGCAACAGAGAGTGGCTGTAGCAAGAGCTCTATTTAGAAAACCTTCTTTAGTACTTGCTGATGAACCTACAGGAAATCTTGATTCACGATCAGCCCATGAACTTTTTGAGCTTTTTCAGAAAATTAACTCTGAAGAAGGCACAACTTTTATAATTGTAACTCATAACGAAACACTTGCTCAAAAATGCACAAGAAGGTTAAGAATGATAGATGGAACTTTAACATAG
- the thrS gene encoding threonine--tRNA ligase, which produces MKVKIKDSIFELEPEEVKKLIKENQAIAIKVNGQLKDLLFLSFLNGDEEIEIITADNEEGLEILRHSTAHIMAHAVKDLFPEVKVTIGPAIEDGFYYDFDKDEPFTEEDLQKIEKRMQEIIRAKNPFTRKEISKQEAIELFESLGESYKVEILSEIEDEKVSIYEEGGFIDLCRGPHVPHTGVVKAFKLLSVAGAYWRGDEKNKMLQRIYGIAFPTKEQLESYLKFLEEVKKRDHRRLGKQLRLFEISEEIGPGLIIWLPNGALIRKIIEDFWKDEHIKAGYQLLYTPHIAKLELWQKSGHLDFYRENMYSPMEIDEVAYQLKPMNCPFHIQVYKSELRSYRDLPLRFAELGTVYRYERSGVLHGLLRVRGFTQDDAHIFCTEEQLEEEIQKVLDFTVFILSTFGFDNYEIYISTRPEKYVGSLENWEKATGALEQALKKQNLPYQIDPGEGVFYGPKIDIKIKDVLNRAWQCSTIQVDFNIPERFDITYRGKDGKEHRPIMIHRALMGSLERFMGVLIEHYAGAFPLWLAPVQVEVMSISEKHTDYAKQIYDKLVQKGFRVKLNIENEKIGYKIRQATLNKIPYMVIVGEKEMESGRLTVRLQEGKNLELISIDEFLQQLFERIQQRK; this is translated from the coding sequence ATAAAAGTAAAAATTAAAGACAGTATTTTTGAGTTAGAGCCTGAAGAAGTAAAAAAACTTATTAAAGAAAATCAGGCAATAGCTATTAAAGTAAATGGTCAGTTAAAAGATTTACTATTTTTATCCTTCCTAAATGGAGATGAAGAAATTGAAATAATAACAGCTGATAATGAAGAAGGACTTGAAATTCTCAGGCACAGCACTGCCCATATAATGGCTCACGCTGTAAAGGATCTTTTCCCTGAAGTAAAAGTCACCATAGGACCTGCCATTGAAGATGGATTTTACTATGATTTTGATAAAGATGAGCCCTTTACTGAAGAGGATCTTCAAAAAATAGAAAAAAGAATGCAGGAAATTATAAGAGCAAAAAATCCTTTTACAAGAAAAGAAATATCAAAGCAAGAGGCAATTGAACTTTTTGAATCTCTTGGTGAGTCTTACAAAGTTGAGATTCTCAGTGAAATAGAAGATGAAAAAGTCTCGATATATGAGGAGGGTGGATTCATTGATTTATGTAGGGGTCCTCATGTTCCTCATACTGGAGTGGTAAAAGCATTCAAACTTCTCAGTGTTGCTGGCGCTTACTGGCGTGGAGATGAAAAGAATAAGATGCTACAAAGAATATATGGTATAGCCTTTCCAACCAAGGAACAGCTTGAAAGCTATCTTAAATTTCTTGAAGAAGTTAAAAAGAGAGACCACAGAAGACTTGGTAAACAACTGAGACTTTTCGAAATAAGCGAGGAAATAGGTCCTGGTCTTATAATATGGCTTCCAAATGGAGCACTAATTAGAAAAATTATAGAAGATTTCTGGAAAGATGAACATATAAAAGCAGGTTATCAACTTCTTTATACTCCTCATATTGCAAAACTTGAACTGTGGCAAAAGAGTGGACATCTTGATTTTTACCGGGAAAATATGTACTCTCCTATGGAAATTGACGAAGTTGCCTATCAACTTAAACCAATGAACTGTCCTTTTCATATTCAGGTATATAAATCAGAACTTCGTAGCTACAGAGACCTTCCATTAAGATTTGCAGAACTTGGAACAGTTTATAGATATGAGAGATCAGGAGTACTTCATGGACTTTTGCGGGTTAGAGGATTTACTCAGGACGATGCCCACATATTTTGCACAGAAGAGCAACTTGAAGAAGAAATACAGAAAGTTCTTGATTTCACGGTATTTATTTTATCTACCTTTGGATTTGACAATTACGAAATATACATTTCAACAAGACCAGAAAAATACGTTGGAAGTCTTGAAAACTGGGAAAAAGCAACAGGAGCTCTGGAGCAGGCACTTAAAAAACAAAATTTGCCATATCAGATTGATCCTGGAGAGGGAGTTTTTTACGGACCAAAGATTGATATAAAAATAAAGGATGTATTAAACAGAGCCTGGCAGTGCAGTACAATTCAGGTAGATTTTAATATTCCAGAAAGATTTGATATTACATATAGAGGGAAAGATGGTAAAGAACATAGACCAATTATGATACATAGAGCCCTTATGGGTTCACTTGAGAGATTTATGGGAGTTCTTATTGAGCACTATGCAGGTGCTTTTCCATTATGGCTTGCACCTGTGCAGGTCGAGGTTATGTCCATTTCTGAAAAACACACGGATTATGCAAAACAGATTTATGATAAACTTGTACAAAAAGGTTTTCGAGTAAAACTTAACATTGAAAATGAAAAAATTGGGTACAAGATAAGACAGGCAACTTTGAATAAAATACCATACATGGTAATAGTTGGTGAAAAAGAAATGGAAAGTGGTCGACTCACAGTAAGATTGCAAGAAGGTAAGAATCTTGAACTAATATCAATTGATGAGTTTTTACAACAGCTTTTTGAGAGAATACAGCAAAGAAAATAA
- a CDS encoding integration host factor subunit alpha, with protein sequence MTKADLINFIFERVGLPKTEIQKIVETVFDTIKEALKEEEVVKISGFGVFTVRRKGSRIGRNPKTMQTVEIKPRKVVTFRPSEQLKQRIQKSMS encoded by the coding sequence ATGACAAAGGCAGATCTTATTAATTTTATTTTTGAAAGAGTTGGTTTACCAAAAACAGAAATACAGAAAATTGTAGAAACAGTTTTTGATACAATAAAGGAAGCTTTAAAAGAAGAAGAAGTGGTTAAAATATCGGGTTTTGGAGTTTTTACAGTAAGAAGAAAGGGAAGTAGAATTGGTAGAAATCCAAAAACAATGCAGACAGTTGAGATTAAACCAAGAAAGGTGGTCACCTTCAGACCAAGTGAGCAGTTGAAACAAAGGATTCAGAAAAGTATGAGCTGA
- the lysS gene encoding lysine--tRNA ligase, with translation MQETPLSELIQQRIKKLEVLRSLGIEPYNGVFEPKDSTDDIFKKFGSFDKEKLENENIFTSVAGRIILLRDFGKAAFAHIQDSKGRIQIYLRKDILGEKFSLIKNLDIGDIIGVEGRLFRTKTNELTIEVHNFVFLSKSLRPLPEKWHGLKDIEARYRQRYVDLIVNPSVKDTFIKRQQIIKYLREFLESEGFLEVETPMMHPIAGGARAKPFKTYHEALDMELYLRIAPELYLKRLLVGGFERVFEIGKNFRNEGISTKHNPEFTMVEFYVAYKDYNWLMDFTEKLLTYIVERVCGSLQIKYGDYTIDFTPPFKKVTMHNALKSKGVPEEVLRDFTAALRWAKEKGIEVPEKSSLSKVLDEIFKEMVEPELIQPTFVIDYPVELSPLAKRKRDNPEFVERFELFIAGREIANAFSELNDPIDQKERFLRQLEERLKGDEEVPEMDEDFVRALEVGMPPAAGEGIGIDRLVMILTDSHSIRDVILFPLLRPEK, from the coding sequence ATGCAGGAAACACCTTTATCTGAGCTTATACAGCAGAGAATTAAAAAACTTGAAGTATTAAGAAGTCTTGGTATTGAACCTTATAATGGAGTTTTTGAACCTAAAGACAGTACTGATGATATCTTTAAAAAATTTGGAAGTTTTGATAAAGAAAAACTGGAAAATGAAAATATATTTACCTCAGTAGCAGGAAGGATAATTCTTTTAAGAGATTTTGGTAAAGCAGCTTTTGCTCATATTCAGGATTCAAAAGGAAGAATTCAGATTTATCTTAGAAAGGATATTTTAGGAGAGAAGTTTTCTCTAATTAAAAATCTTGATATCGGTGATATTATTGGTGTAGAGGGAAGACTCTTTAGAACAAAGACAAATGAGTTAACAATAGAAGTGCATAATTTCGTTTTTTTAAGTAAATCACTGAGACCTCTTCCTGAAAAATGGCATGGACTCAAAGACATTGAAGCAAGATACAGGCAAAGATATGTTGACCTTATTGTAAATCCATCGGTAAAAGATACTTTTATAAAAAGGCAGCAAATAATTAAGTATTTAAGAGAGTTTCTTGAAAGTGAAGGATTCCTTGAAGTTGAAACTCCAATGATGCATCCAATTGCAGGAGGAGCAAGGGCTAAACCTTTTAAAACATATCATGAAGCACTTGATATGGAATTATACTTGAGAATCGCACCGGAGCTTTATCTAAAAAGACTTCTTGTAGGAGGATTTGAAAGAGTTTTTGAGATTGGCAAAAACTTCCGTAACGAAGGCATATCAACAAAACACAATCCAGAATTTACAATGGTAGAGTTTTATGTAGCCTACAAAGACTACAACTGGCTTATGGATTTTACAGAAAAACTGCTAACTTATATTGTAGAAAGAGTGTGTGGAAGTCTTCAGATAAAATATGGAGATTATACGATTGATTTTACCCCACCATTTAAAAAAGTTACCATGCACAATGCCTTGAAAAGTAAAGGTGTACCAGAAGAAGTATTGAGAGATTTTACCGCTGCTTTGAGATGGGCTAAAGAAAAGGGAATAGAGGTGCCTGAGAAGAGTTCTTTAAGCAAAGTCCTTGATGAAATATTTAAAGAAATGGTTGAACCAGAATTAATTCAGCCAACATTCGTTATTGACTATCCTGTTGAACTTTCTCCTTTAGCAAAGAGAAAAAGAGACAATCCAGAGTTTGTTGAGAGATTTGAGCTTTTCATTGCTGGACGAGAAATTGCAAATGCCTTTTCAGAACTTAATGATCCTATTGATCAGAAAGAAAGATTTCTCCGTCAACTTGAGGAAAGGCTTAAAGGAGATGAGGAAGTTCCTGAAATGGACGAAGATTTTGTAAGAGCTCTTGAAGTTGGTATGCCTCCAGCAGCAGGAGAAGGCATTGGAATAGATAGACTTGTTATGATTTTAACTGACAGTCACTCAATAAGAGATGTTATACTGTTTCCTCTTTTAAGACCTGAAAAATGA
- the pyrR gene encoding bifunctional pyr operon transcriptional regulator/uracil phosphoribosyltransferase PyrR, giving the protein MMEKELLNEQEIERILTRITHEILEKNKGAQNICLIGIVTGGVYLAERIKNKIKETEGIDVPLGVLDISFYRDDINISKKRKTIKPTNIPFSIDNRTVILVDDVLFTGRSTRAAMDALMDFGRPAQIQLAVLIDRGHRELPIMANYTGKYIPTSREEKIKVNFKETTGKDSVLLIKQ; this is encoded by the coding sequence ATCATGGAAAAAGAACTTCTTAATGAACAGGAAATAGAGAGAATTCTCACCAGGATAACGCATGAAATACTTGAAAAGAATAAAGGTGCCCAGAACATCTGCTTAATAGGCATTGTTACTGGTGGAGTTTATCTGGCTGAAAGAATAAAAAATAAAATAAAAGAAACAGAAGGGATTGATGTGCCACTGGGAGTCCTTGACATATCATTTTACAGAGATGATATAAATATTTCAAAAAAACGAAAAACAATAAAACCTACTAATATTCCTTTCAGTATAGACAACAGAACAGTTATTCTTGTTGACGATGTACTTTTTACAGGAAGATCAACAAGAGCTGCGATGGATGCTTTAATGGATTTTGGAAGACCTGCACAGATTCAACTTGCCGTATTGATAGATAGAGGACATAGAGAATTGCCAATCATGGCTAACTATACTGGAAAATATATCCCAACTTCAAGAGAGGAAAAAATAAAGGTGAATTTTAAAGAAACTACAGGTAAAGATTCTGTATTATTAATTAAACAATGA
- a CDS encoding nucleotide sugar dehydrogenase: MLSFDDFLSGKKAICVVGLGYVGLPLALLLSKKFNVIGFDINDRRIKELKKSIDTTGEFLTEELNNSSVQFTSDEKFIKKASLIIVAVPTPVDKIKNPDLSFVKSASHRVGRNLQRDSLVVYESTVWPGLTEEICVPILEKESGLKWKKDFNVGYSPERVNPGDKEHTIDKIVKVVAGDTEQTTDLIAKIYGAVIEAGVYRASNIKTAEAAKVIENIQRDLNIALMNELAIVFHKLGIDTKEVLEAASTKWNFLRFEPGLVGGHCIGVDPYYLTHKAQQVGYTPQVILAGRGINEYIPRFIAEETVKLMIKNDKKVNKGRILILGFTFKENISDVRNTKVYELYKELKEYNIDIHIYDPRANKEEVKAYYGIDLIDDIGRKKFYDALIIAVKHKEFIENFTLPFLKSLCKEPLIVVDIKGILNKKEVEKQGGIYWTL; encoded by the coding sequence TTGCTCAGTTTTGATGACTTTTTATCGGGAAAGAAGGCTATTTGTGTAGTAGGACTTGGGTATGTTGGACTGCCTCTTGCTCTACTTCTTTCAAAAAAATTCAATGTAATAGGTTTTGATATAAATGATAGAAGAATAAAAGAATTAAAAAAAAGTATTGATACAACAGGTGAGTTTCTCACAGAAGAATTAAATAATTCATCTGTTCAATTTACATCCGATGAGAAGTTTATAAAAAAGGCATCCCTCATAATTGTTGCTGTTCCGACACCTGTAGATAAAATTAAAAATCCTGATTTGAGTTTTGTTAAATCAGCTTCTCATCGTGTTGGCAGAAATTTACAAAGAGACTCATTAGTAGTATACGAATCTACGGTATGGCCAGGACTTACAGAAGAAATATGTGTTCCTATTTTAGAGAAAGAAAGTGGACTTAAGTGGAAAAAGGACTTTAATGTTGGATACTCTCCTGAGAGGGTTAATCCTGGAGACAAAGAGCATACAATAGACAAAATTGTTAAAGTAGTTGCAGGAGATACTGAACAAACAACAGATTTAATTGCAAAAATTTATGGCGCTGTTATTGAAGCAGGGGTTTACAGAGCTTCAAATATAAAAACAGCTGAAGCTGCTAAGGTTATTGAGAATATTCAAAGAGATTTAAACATTGCACTTATGAATGAGCTTGCTATTGTTTTCCATAAGTTGGGAATTGATACCAAGGAAGTTCTTGAAGCTGCGTCAACGAAGTGGAATTTTTTGAGATTTGAACCAGGGCTTGTTGGAGGTCATTGTATTGGAGTAGATCCTTATTATTTAACCCACAAAGCTCAGCAAGTCGGATATACTCCTCAAGTTATTCTTGCAGGTAGAGGTATTAATGAATACATCCCACGATTCATAGCAGAAGAGACAGTCAAGTTGATGATAAAAAATGATAAAAAAGTTAATAAAGGTAGAATTCTTATACTGGGATTTACATTCAAGGAAAATATTTCAGATGTAAGGAACACTAAAGTATATGAGCTTTACAAAGAACTGAAGGAATACAACATAGACATTCATATTTACGATCCTCGGGCAAATAAAGAGGAAGTAAAAGCATACTATGGCATAGATTTAATTGATGATATAGGAAGAAAAAAGTTTTATGATGCTTTGATTATAGCTGTAAAACATAAAGAGTTTATTGAAAATTTTACATTACCCTTTTTGAAGTCTTTATGTAAGGAGCCATTGATTGTAGTGGACATAAAAGGAATTTTGAATAAGAAAGAAGTAGAAAAACAGGGCGGTATTTACTGGACACTTTAA
- a CDS encoding MerR family transcriptional regulator: MGEPIQKQLPFKIFYKIGETSRIVGVEPYVLRYWETEFPFLKPKKTKTGQRLYTKKDIEILFLIKKMLYEDKFTIEGVRQKLGKMYRHVEDEIPAKDENLIKKDIVEKVRFKLKEILKMLS; the protein is encoded by the coding sequence ATGGGAGAGCCAATACAAAAACAGCTGCCTTTCAAAATTTTTTATAAAATTGGTGAGACAAGCAGAATTGTTGGAGTAGAGCCTTATGTTTTAAGATACTGGGAAACAGAATTTCCTTTTTTAAAGCCTAAAAAGACAAAAACAGGACAAAGATTGTATACTAAAAAAGATATAGAAATTTTATTTTTAATAAAAAAAATGCTATATGAAGATAAGTTTACAATAGAAGGAGTAAGACAAAAGTTAGGTAAAATGTATCGGCATGTTGAAGATGAAATACCAGCAAAAGACGAAAATTTAATAAAAAAGGATATAGTAGAAAAAGTAAGATTCAAACTGAAAGAGATTTTGAAAATGCTTTCCTGA
- a CDS encoding lipoprotein-releasing ABC transporter permease subunit produces MKLPFFIALRYLRSRKRGISFSTIISISGVALGVMALIVVISVISGFHEDLQKKILGAQAHAVVLSYSGGIGDYKTIMDFLSKKQEIEACSPFIIGQVLISSGKRAHGVYLRGIIPQYDMKTTEIFKNVKYKYENYTDLPWIIIGKELANLLGVLPGDTITVISPMGSIGPLGIIPKVKKFIVTGVFEIGMYEYDMNLAVTDLKTAQDFFEYGDKVTGIQLRLSDIYKADIISQKLTRELGGEFYVKDWMQMNKNLFSALKLEKFTMFLILTLIVLVASFNIVSMLMINVTEKQRDIAILKSMGATDNLIKQVFVFQGLIIGLVGTFIGLVGGVFLCEIIKSYEIVKLPADVYYLSRLPVKIKIFDIILICACALFISLISTVYPAHRASKINPVEILRYE; encoded by the coding sequence ATGAAACTTCCCTTTTTTATTGCCCTACGCTATCTAAGAAGCCGAAAAAGAGGAATCTCTTTCAGCACTATAATTTCAATAAGTGGAGTTGCATTAGGGGTAATGGCTCTGATTGTTGTTATTTCTGTAATAAGCGGTTTTCATGAGGATTTACAGAAGAAAATTCTTGGTGCACAGGCGCATGCCGTTGTTTTAAGTTATTCTGGAGGAATAGGTGACTATAAAACTATAATGGATTTTTTATCAAAAAAACAGGAAATTGAGGCATGTTCTCCCTTTATAATCGGACAGGTTTTAATTTCATCAGGTAAAAGGGCTCATGGAGTTTACCTTAGAGGTATTATTCCTCAGTATGATATGAAAACTACAGAGATTTTTAAAAATGTTAAGTATAAATACGAAAATTACACAGACCTACCATGGATAATAATTGGTAAAGAACTGGCAAATCTTCTCGGAGTGCTACCAGGAGATACAATTACTGTTATATCTCCAATGGGCTCAATTGGTCCATTAGGAATAATACCAAAAGTCAAAAAATTTATTGTTACAGGAGTTTTTGAAATAGGAATGTATGAGTATGATATGAATCTTGCAGTAACAGACCTTAAAACAGCTCAGGATTTTTTTGAGTATGGAGATAAAGTAACAGGTATTCAATTAAGACTTAGTGACATATATAAAGCAGATATTATTAGTCAAAAACTTACAAGAGAACTTGGGGGAGAGTTCTATGTTAAAGACTGGATGCAGATGAACAAAAATCTTTTTTCTGCTCTTAAACTTGAAAAATTTACAATGTTTCTTATTCTTACATTGATTGTTCTTGTAGCCTCTTTTAATATAGTCAGTATGTTAATGATAAATGTTACTGAAAAACAAAGAGATATTGCAATCCTTAAATCAATGGGTGCAACAGATAATCTTATAAAACAGGTTTTTGTATTTCAGGGGCTTATTATAGGTTTAGTAGGCACTTTTATTGGTCTAGTGGGAGGAGTTTTTTTATGTGAGATTATTAAATCTTACGAAATTGTAAAGCTTCCCGCAGATGTTTACTATTTGAGCAGGTTACCAGTCAAGATTAAAATTTTTGATATTATACTTATATGTGCCTGTGCTTTGTTTATCAGTCTTATTTCAACTGTATATCCTGCTCACAGAGCATCAAAAATAAATCCTGTAGAGATTTTGAGGTATGAGTGA
- a CDS encoding dihydroorotase: MIIKIYNVNLIDPFTNKEGVVDIVIEDGIIAKLNFKSSDINDLVASNSQIIVVQPDFIEINGEGLYVFPGLIDMHTHLREPGYEYKETIRTGTLAAVRGGFTSVCCMANTNPVNDNPEVTYYILAKAKEEGSCDVYPIGAITKGLKGEELSEMIMLKQAGCVGFSDDGMPVMNSLIMRRALQYSKAIDAPIISHCEDFTLSENGAMNEGKLSFYMGLKGISKAAEEVMVARDIILSKYSKGTLHIAHVSTKGSVELIKRAKEEGIKVTAETCPHYFTLTEEALKDYNTSAKVNPPLRTEEDKEAIKEALRSGIIDVIATDHAPHSLDDKNTPFEQAANGISGLETALALSLRLVHDEVLSLNKLIEKFTVNPAKILKLEKSGIKEGQEADLILVDINKEWIVKKEDFASLGKNTPFDGWKLKGKVLLTIKGKKVFNMLKEDK, from the coding sequence TTGATTATCAAAATTTACAATGTCAACCTAATTGACCCCTTTACAAATAAAGAAGGAGTTGTTGATATAGTAATTGAAGATGGAATTATTGCTAAATTAAATTTTAAATCTTCAGACATAAACGATTTAGTCGCCTCCAACTCTCAAATTATTGTAGTTCAACCTGATTTTATAGAAATAAATGGAGAGGGTTTATATGTTTTCCCTGGACTCATTGATATGCATACCCATTTGAGAGAACCCGGATATGAATACAAAGAAACTATCAGAACAGGAACTCTTGCTGCTGTAAGAGGAGGTTTTACATCAGTATGCTGCATGGCAAATACAAATCCTGTCAATGACAATCCTGAAGTCACCTATTACATTCTTGCAAAGGCTAAAGAAGAAGGCAGTTGTGATGTATATCCAATAGGAGCTATCACAAAGGGATTAAAAGGTGAAGAACTATCAGAAATGATAATGCTAAAACAAGCTGGTTGTGTTGGTTTTTCAGATGATGGAATGCCTGTGATGAACTCTCTTATTATGAGAAGAGCCCTGCAATATTCAAAAGCGATTGATGCACCAATTATATCTCATTGTGAGGATTTCACTTTAAGTGAAAATGGAGCAATGAATGAAGGAAAACTTTCATTTTATATGGGACTAAAGGGAATTTCTAAGGCAGCAGAAGAAGTAATGGTTGCAAGAGATATAATTCTAAGTAAATATTCAAAAGGAACTTTACACATTGCCCATGTTTCTACAAAAGGCTCAGTTGAACTAATAAAAAGAGCTAAAGAAGAAGGGATAAAAGTAACAGCAGAAACATGTCCTCATTACTTTACTCTTACCGAGGAGGCTTTAAAAGACTATAATACAAGTGCAAAAGTAAATCCCCCTTTGCGTACTGAAGAGGATAAAGAAGCAATAAAAGAAGCTCTGAGAAGTGGAATAATTGATGTAATAGCTACAGACCATGCACCCCATAGTCTTGATGATAAAAATACTCCCTTTGAGCAGGCAGCAAATGGAATATCAGGACTTGAAACAGCATTGGCACTGAGTCTTAGATTGGTTCATGATGAAGTTTTAAGCCTAAATAAACTTATTGAAAAATTTACTGTAAATCCTGCAAAAATATTGAAACTTGAAAAATCAGGTATAAAAGAAGGCCAAGAGGCAGATTTAATACTGGTTGATATAAATAAAGAATGGATTGTCAAAAAAGAAGATTTTGCCTCACTCGGTAAAAATACTCCCTTTGATGGATGGAAACTTAAGGGAAAAGTTTTACTCACTATAAAAGGTAAAAAAGTTTTTAATATGTTGAAGGAGGATAAATGA
- a CDS encoding aspartate carbamoyltransferase catalytic subunit, translated as MKDLVGIKELSRQDIEEILNTAKAFKEVLQRDIKKVPTLRGKTAINLFFEPSTRTRTSFELAEKRLSLDVLNFSVSTSSVVKGETLYDTLKTIEAYNVDYIVIRHSCSGAAKFVASHTPASVVNAGDGTNEHPTQALLDAFSILEVKGRLDGLKIAIVGDIIHSRVARSNLYLLSKFDTEIRFVGPPTLLPEQPPDNVKLFYDLKSGIKDADIIMLLRIQLERQNAAFIPSLKEYFHVWGLKKEAFSYIKDDAIIMHPGPMNRGVEISTEVADSPRSVILRQVTNGIATRMAVIYLLTQREV; from the coding sequence ATGAAAGATCTTGTAGGAATAAAAGAGCTTTCAAGGCAGGATATTGAGGAAATCCTCAATACTGCTAAAGCTTTTAAAGAAGTTCTTCAGAGAGACATCAAAAAAGTTCCTACCCTTAGAGGTAAAACAGCAATAAATCTTTTTTTTGAACCCTCTACAAGAACCAGAACATCTTTTGAACTTGCTGAAAAACGTCTAAGTCTTGATGTGCTTAATTTTTCAGTAAGTACAAGCAGTGTTGTAAAAGGTGAAACCCTTTACGATACTTTGAAAACTATAGAAGCATATAATGTTGACTATATTGTTATCAGACATTCGTGCTCAGGAGCAGCAAAGTTTGTAGCATCTCATACTCCAGCCTCTGTTGTAAATGCAGGAGATGGAACAAATGAGCATCCAACTCAGGCATTGCTTGATGCTTTTAGTATTCTTGAAGTAAAGGGAAGACTTGATGGACTTAAAATTGCCATTGTGGGAGATATAATTCACAGCAGAGTTGCCCGTTCTAATCTATATCTCTTAAGCAAATTTGACACAGAGATAAGATTTGTAGGTCCTCCTACTCTTCTTCCTGAACAACCACCTGATAACGTGAAACTCTTTTATGATCTTAAAAGTGGCATAAAAGATGCTGATATTATCATGCTTCTAAGAATTCAGCTTGAAAGACAGAATGCTGCGTTTATCCCATCTTTAAAAGAGTATTTTCATGTATGGGGATTAAAAAAAGAAGCATTTTCATATATTAAAGATGATGCAATAATTATGCATCCAGGTCCGATGAACAGAGGAGTTGAAATTTCAACAGAGGTAGCAGACAGTCCCCGCTCGGTAATTCTAAGGCAGGTAACAAATGGGATAGCAACAAGAATGGCTGTGATCTATCTTTTGACTCAAAGGGAGGTATAG